One window of Syngnathus acus chromosome 16, fSynAcu1.2, whole genome shotgun sequence genomic DNA carries:
- the clstn3 gene encoding calsyntenin-3: MDTMKCLSFLFLCLTSVASGNKANKHKPWIETEYQGIVMENDNTVLLNPPLFALDKDAPLHYAGEICGFRVHNGPTGSGSVQFEAVVLDRSTGEGLVRSKEPLDCESQREHSFTIQAYDCGEGSDGVNSKKSHKATVHVRVNDVNEFSPVFVERRYEASVPEGRLFDRIVRVEALDADCSPQYSQICFYDIITPNVPFAIDNDGNIKNTEPLDSKRQRVYTFWVTAFDCGKNRAQADAQVAVTVKPSCKPGWIGWTKRVEYTPGSGSIPLFPALHLETCEETVWNIQATVELQTGHIGKGCDRDSYSDRSVRRLCGAVRGEVDLLPPPSPAANWTAALPTLPSSDSSLVFSFNGSNHVAVVPDAVVSGLSGDHFTLQLWMRRWGTNVQPAAAQSKTARKEEEIIVCSTVKNDDSFSHYSLSVHGCRLSLFYWPDLSAARPVKFLWKLEQVCDSEWHHLSLSVQFPSVTLYVDGVTFDPALIHDNGALPNPVPRQRMSIGACWEPEDKQREVGNNSIPQVKYAGGYHGLLSGVTVRPGSVEPHSVVECLYACREGLDFGDLETLGSGMKVHVNPSQSALVLEGDDIESFNRAVQQVTYRNSLRFATPGVRPLKLTTSLRCFNEESCLSLKPLEGYLVVLQPDAPQISLSGVGPHLARPAPDFEAPRGVHLFPELRIVCSLTHAVNTAAQGMEGGALMSDAVAHTLDGCEVQPLGEELDLEREELLVDMDVVRERGLEIINTTAYIAITGAESISVYEDVLRSVRYRLSRSSSRFERRFRLSCSEMNGRYTSNELTLEVNFLHSLESMYHPSHLMASQQQFLHQHAGELSGHALPSLHRNSVVPGAATIIIMVCVGFLVVMVILGIFRIRSIHRRSEEAREAAKEGGSQWDDSALTIIVNPMESYESRLGMSADTEGDGEEDEEEVAESPDNASDDQRIILKKEGRDSNARRY; encoded by the exons ATGGACACAATGAAATGTctctccttcctcttcctttGCTTGACTTCCGTTGCCAGTGGCAACAAAG CCAATAAGCACAAGCCATGGATCGAGACGGAGTACCAGGGCATCGTGATGGAGAACGACAACACGGTCCTTCTCAACCCGCCGCTCTTCGCCTTGGACAAAGACGCGCCGCTCCACTACGCCG GTGAAATTTGTGGTTTCCGGGTACACAACGGCCCCACGGGTTCCGGCTCGGTCCAGTTCGAAGCGGTGGTCCTCGACCGCTCCACCGGCGAGGGTCTAGTGCGCTCCAAGGAGCCGCTAGACTGCGAGAGCCAGCGTGAGCACAGCTTCACCATCCAGGCCTACGACTGCGGCGAGGGGTCCGACGGCGTCAACAGCAAGAAATCCCACAA GGCCACCGTACACGTGCGTGTCAACGACGTCAACGAGTTCTCCCCCGTGTTCGTGGAGCGTCGCTATGAGGCGTCCGTCCCGGAGGGGCGTCTCTTTGACCGCATCGTGCGTGTGGAGGCTCTGGATGCCGACTGCTCCCCGCAGTACAGCCAGATTTGCTTCTACGACATCATCACTCCCAACGTGCCCTTTGCTATTGACAACGATG GCAACATCAAGAACACAGAGCCGCTGGACTCCAAGCGTCAGCGCGTTTACACCTTCTGGGTGACCGCCTTCGACTGCGGCAAGAATCGCGCTCAGGCCGACGCTCAGGTGGCGGTCACGGTCAAGCCCTCCTGCAAGCCCGGCTGGATCG gTTGGACCAAGCGGGTGGAGTACACACCCGGCTCGGGAAGCATCCCGCTCTTCCCCGCCTTGCACTTGGAGACTTGCGAGGAGACCGTGTGGAACATCCAGGCCACCGTAGAGCTTCAGACCGGCCACATCGGAAAGGGCTGCGACCGAGACAGTTACTCCGACCGTTCCGTGCGACGCCTTTGCG GCGCCGTTCGAGGTGAGGTTGACCTCCTCCCGCCTCCATCGCCCGCGGCCAACTGGACGGCGGCCCTCCCCACCCTCCCTTCCTCGGATTCCTCACTTGTGTTCTCCTTCAACGGGTCCAACCATGTGGCGGTGGTGCCGGACGCGGTGGTCTCGGGGCTGTCCGGCGACCATTTCACCTTGCAGCTATGGATGCGTAGGTGGGGCACCAACGTCCAGCCGGCTGCTGCTCAGTCCAAAACTGCTCGCAAGGAAGAGGAGATCATCGTGTGCAGCACTGTCAAGAATG ATGACTCGTTCTCCCACTACTCGCTCTCCGTGCATGGCTGCCGCCTCTCTCTCTTCTACTGGCCCGACCTTTCGGCTGCGCGGCCCGTCAAGTTCCTGTGGAAACTGGAGCAG GTGTGCGACAGCGAGTGGCACCACCTGTCACTCAGCGTCCAGTTCCCCTCGGTGACCCTGTACGTGGACGGCGTAACCTTCGACCCCGCTCTCATCCACGACAACGGCGCCCTGCCCAACCCGGTCCCCCGCCAGAGGATGTCCATTGGCGCCTGCTGGG AGCCGGAGGACAAGCAGAGGGAGGTCGGGAACAACAGCATCCCACAAG TGAAATACGCCGGAGGTTACCACGGCTTGTTGTCGGGGGTAACGGTGCGTCCGGGCAGCGTGGAGCCTCACAGCGTGGTGGAGTGTCTGTACGCCTGCAGGGAGGGCCTGGACTTTGGAGACCTGGAGACGTTGGGGTCCGGGATGAAG GTGCACGTGAACCCCAGTCAGTCGGCGTTAGTGCTGGAGGGGGACGACATTGAGAGTTTCAACCGCGCCGTGCAGCAGGTGACCTACAGGAACTCCCTCCGCTTCGCCACGCCCGGAGTGCGACCCCTCAAACTCACCACCTCGCTCAG ATGTTTCAACGAGGAGAGCTGTCTGTCCCTGAAGCCGTTGGAAGGTTACCTGGTGGTCCTCCAGCCTGACGCTCCTCAGATCTCTCTGTCCGGGGTCGGTCCCCATCTGGCTCGCCCCGCTCCCGACTTCGAAGCCCCACGGGGCGTCCACCTCTTCCCCGAGCTACGGATCGTGTGCTCGCTCACTCACGCCGTCAACACGGCTGCGCAGGGGATGGAAGGCGGCG CGCTGATGTCCGATGCCGTGGCCCACACTTTGGACGGCTGCGAGGTTCAACCTCTTGGCGAGGAACTGGACCTGGAGCGGGAGGAGCTCCTGGTTGATATGGATGTCGTGCGAGAGCGGGGCTTGGAGATCATCAACACGACCGCCTACATCGCCATCACAG GCGCTGAATCCATCTCCGTATACGAAGACGTCCTTCGCTCAGTCCGCTACCGCCTGTCCAGGAGCTCCTCCCGCTTCGAGAGACGCTTCCGTCTGTCCTGCTCTGAGATGAACGGCAGATACACCAGCAATGAGTTGACTCTGGAG GTGAACTTCCTCCACTCCTTGGAGAGTATGTACCACCCATCCCACTTGATGGCTTCCCAGCAACAGTTTCTCCATCAACACGCAGGCGAGCTCAGCGGACATGCCTTGCCCAGTCTACATCGCAACTCAG TGGTCCCCGGAGCcgccaccatcatcatcatggtgTGCGTGGGATTCTTGGTCGTCATGGTGATCCTGGGCATTTTCCGCATTCGCTCCATCCACCGCCGCAGCGAGGAGGCCCGCGAGGCCGCCAAGGAGGGTGGCAGCCAGTGGGACGACTCCGCGCTCACCATCATTGTCAACCCCATGGAG TCCTACGAGTCTCGCCTGGGCATGTCCGCCGACACGGAGGGAGACGGCGAGGAAGACGAAGAGGAAGTGGCCGAGTCGCCCGACAACGCCAGCGATGACCAGCGGATCATCTTGAAGAAGGAGGGCAGGGACAGCAACGCCCGTCGCTACTGA
- the lpcat3 gene encoding lysophospholipid acyltransferase 5, translating into MAAPWLENLSESLGSSEPAVRLILSILIGYPFALIYRNFLFHQPATIIHLFHTFSGLALATFNFGPQIYHSAVCVLVQFLMLRLMGRTVTAILSSFTFQMLYLLSGYYFTATEEYDIKWTMPHCVLTLKLIGLAFDYYDGGKEPAELSTQQKSDALPSVPSLLEVLGFSYFYGGFLVGPQFTLRSYQKLVAGELSDCPGKPPNSVLPAVKRFSLGFLFLVIFAIFSPHLQESYFLTDEYDARPFWFRCLFILMWAKIMLYKYVTCWLIAEGVCILTGLGYNGVRDGEPQWDACANMKVWLFETTPLFGETIASFNINTNAWAARHVFKRLKFLGNKTLSHVSTLLFLTIWHGLHSGYLMCFSLEYIIITVERRYQAMVRDSPLLTNLANGPLLPLLYVIQQFVHWLFMGYALVPFCIFTYDKWLKVYFSVYFCGHVFYLVAFLIVPYLRKALVPKKERSPLKQD; encoded by the exons ATGGCGGCTCCCTGGCTGGAGAATCTATCCGAGTCTTTGGGTTCTTCTGAGCCTGCGGTTCGCTTAATATTATCAATTTTAATCG GATATCCTTTTGCACTGATCTACCGGAATTTCTTGTTCCACCAGCCTGCCACCATTATCCACCTGTTCCACACGTTCTCTGGACTGGCCCTTGCCACGTTTAACTTTG GTCCCCAGATCTATCACTCGGCGGTATGCGTCCTGGTGCAGTTCCTAATGCTGCGGCTGATGGGAAGGACGGTGACGGCCATCTTGAGCAGCTTCACCTTTCAAATG TTGTACCTGCTGTCGGGCTATTACTTCACGGCCACGGAGGAGTACGACATCAAGTGGACCATGCCTCACTGTGTCCTCACGCTCAAACTCATCG GTTTGGCATTTGATTACTATGACGGCGGGAAAGAACCA GCGGAGCTGAGCACGCAGCAGAAGAGCGACGCCCTGCCAAGCGTGCCCTCGCTGCTGGAGGTTCTCGGCTTCTCTTACTTCTACGGCGGCTTCCTAGTGGGGCCGCAGTTCACGCTGCGCAGTTACCAGAAGCTGGTGGCTGGGGAGCTCAGCGACTGCCCGGGAAAACCTCCAAACAG CGTGCTACCAGCTGTGAAGAGATTCTCTCTGGGCTTCCTTTTTCTGGTCATATTTGCAATTTTTAGTCCGCATTTGCAAGAAAGCTATTTCCTGACAGATGAGTATGAT GCTCGTCCATTCTGGTTTCGCTGCCTATTCATTTTGATGTGGGCTAAAATCATGTTGTATAAATATGTCACCTGCTGGCTCATAGCC GAGGGTGTGTGCATCCTGACCGGGCTGGGCTATAACGGCGTGAGGGACGGCGAGCCCCAGTGGGACGCTTGCGCCAACATGAAGGTGTGGCTCTTTGAGACCACGCCTCTCTTCGGGGAGACCATCGCCTCTTTCAACATCAACACGAACGCCTGGGCCGCCAG GCATGTGTTTAAACGGCTGAAGTTTTTGGGCAACAAGACCCTCTCCCATGTGTCCACTCTGCTCTTCCTGACCATATGGCACGGTCTCCACTCGGGATACCTGATGTGCTTCTCCTTGGAGTACATCATCATCACCGTCGAGCGACGg TACCAGGCGATGGTGAGGGACAGTCCCCTGCTGACAAATTTGGCCAACGGGCCACTTTTGCCACTCCTCTACGTCATCCAGCAATTTGTTCACTGGCTCTTCATGGGCTACGCGCTGGTGCCCTTCTGCATCTTCACCTACGATAAATGGCTCAAG GTGTACTTCTCTGTGTACTTTTGCGGTCACGTTTTCTACCTGGTCGCCTTTCTAATCGTGCCATACCTGCGGAAGGCGCTGGTGCCCAAGAAAGAACGCAGTCCGCTAAAGCAGGACTAA